In Leopardus geoffroyi isolate Oge1 chromosome B4, O.geoffroyi_Oge1_pat1.0, whole genome shotgun sequence, the DNA window CCTTCCCAACCCAGCTGCAGGGTATACCACTGTTGCTACCCTCGGGGTAGGAGAGCGTGAAGAGCAGGGTGGAAGAGGCTCGCACGGTCTCACTGCCGCAGCGGCAGAGGCTGCAATTCTCCATCTCACAGCTGAACAGCTGCCCAATGACAGAGTCCCCCGATGAACAAAAGCTGCTAAGGGCAGGGAAGGCAATACATGCACATGGAGACAGTTAGGACACCTTCTAAGTCACAGAGGGGACTGTCATGGTGGCTTTAAATATTCATGTTCCGATTTCATACCTGCCTCCAGCACCTCGATAAGCCTGGGGTACTTCTAGCTCCTGCATATCCTGATGCAGTTGAGTGAGAATGAAGCGATTCCACCTCTGAATAAGCCTGGCCAGATTGCCTTTGCCTGAAGCCTCATCTGAGTCAGCCAGGATCAGACCAAGGGCCGAGGCCTCAGGAATGGTGCGGAATGCCCGAAGAAAATTACTGCCCTGGAATCCAGGAAGTGTGTTGGTAGAATGGggcaattttctcttttgtggccATTTGCACAGCAGTGTCCCTGCCTACTGTCTACCTCCCTTCCCCTTTTATTGTCCCACGTCTCCAGACACTGACCTGACAAGGGTCACCTCGAGAAAGATCCAACATGTGGAAGAGGAAACCCAGCTCACATGCCAGACAGAACTCCTTCTGGCAAAGATGGTTCTGGATAAGACAGCGAACGGGCTCCAGAAAATAGAGcacctggggggggtggggggggaagagcAGGAGAACTGATACAGGCAACTAGTACGGAGAAGAGAGATGGGATGGTTAAGAGAGCCGATAAAGAATACAAATCAGGAGTCTACTGAAGAATGGAGCGCACAGAAGAGACGTGAAGGCTGTGAAGCAAGAAAGAATGGTAGCGGAGGCCATGGCAAAGTGGGCTTGGTTGGAGAGACCTGGAAAAAGAGCAGGGAGTATGGGGCCACAGAGAAGAAAGGCAGTAGCCACGTTCAGGTTGCAGGAATATCCTTACCTGGATCATGCAGTTACAGTAGGCATTGGGGATGTGGGGCTCTAATCCAGCAAACAGGGTCTTATTGTAGTGTTTGAAGTCAAAGTCCTCCAGCCCTAGCTTGGAGTATTTGATGGTTACCTGAGGCAGAAATAGTCTGAGCAAAATGAACGTATCCTCAGAGTCCCCTAAATCCTTTGCAGTGGTCATAACCTTCCCCAAAACCTCCCTCCTGAGTCCAGGTGGTAGATGAAGACTTCTCAACTGAGTCCTTAGATCCTTTCTAGTATGACCCCCTTTTCCCAGGGAACCTTTCCCCACATCCCACAGGACTCCTTCCTTGGTAACCCCCAGCACCTTGCGGTATTTCTTAGAGACCATGTGGAGATGTAGCTCCTCTTCCCGCCCTATCGGTGACtcagtgacctggctgaagctgTCAAATTCACTGTCTGACTCCTTGAGTCGATAAGGaatctagaatttttaaaaagaggtaattTTGTTGGATGTCTTAATTATCTTTGGTTTCCCCCCACCTTTATCCCAACACTGAACCTTCTACTTTCTTGAAGTTTCAGCATCTGCCGCGTCCTTTTTATTCCCACTGCCATCACCCTACCACACCACAGCTCAACAACTGTGATGGCTTCCACGCGTGGCTCCACACACACTCTGTTCGGCATCCCGCTACCAAACAAACTCTCCCAAAATGCCTATTTCAGTGTGTCACTTCTCTCCCTAAACACTGGTATTAAGGCTTCACAACCGGGCCCTTTCCAACCTCAATGTCTTACTATTTCCCAGTACTCACcaccactccagccacactggtccAATCACAGTCCCGGTCAGACACACCTTTGGCAGTTATGCTTCTTGAGACCTTTGCTAACACTGATCTCTCATCTTGAATATGCTTCCATGTTACTTTCTATGTACCTATTTTTAACCAGCTCAATATCCACCTTTTTCAGTATGTCTTCCCTGACCACTCTGGCCCAGAGTAACATTTCCCCTCCAAACAGCCCTGGCAGTGAATGCTTATAACATTCCTTTAGCATTTAACAATAGAACAAATAATTTGTTACAGACAGGTCTTATCTTCACTAACCAAATACTAAACTTCTTAATAGCAAAGACTCTATCTTCTACTCTGAATTCTCCCTAACACCTACCATGGTACCTTTCATTCATTAGACCTCAAAAATCCTTTACTGACtaactaaaagcaaaaaatgcTGAGAACTAGTAAAGAAACAAGACAGGAGAAATCccagagggctgggctgggggctgaccCTCTCACCTCTGAACATACCTGATTGCGCAGCCTGGTGCGGGGGTTGGGTGCATAGCCAATGAAGCCCACCTTCTTCATGGTGCGTAGAATCTCTGCATCCACAGGGGGTGCTCGCCTATAATGTAGTACAGTTCTAGGGCTTGAAGTTTGTGGTGTCTGCCTATCTAATACCCAACCCCCAAGGAGCCAGAAAAGAAAGTACTGAAGGCACACAAAAATCAGGAAAGGAGACTACTACAGGGCTTACAGAGAATCCTAGTATCTTggccctttcccccctccctccttttgaCCCAGATGTGAGGTACAACCTGGGAGCTGGAGCGGAGTTGGCAGCAGGCCAGTCAGAGAGAAGCGTGTCAGTGGTGAGCGGGACAGGGATGAGGGAAAGAGGCAGCAGGTCCTGGCTCCAGTCCAGAGGAGGCAGTGAGTCCACGAGACAGGGCAAAGCAAACTCCGTCTCACGGGAGTAAGGGTTGAAGGAAGGCTCAGGGGAATCAGTCCAGAGGTGTACACAGCCCTCAGAATCCCCAAAGGCCAGGGCCTGCTTGCTGGCTGATACGTCAAATGTCATTAGCAGAGGCCCCACAGGATTCACATGAAAGATGTCTGCTGGGTTGGCCAGGCCTGTGGGCTCACAAAACTGGCACTGCCctagaagagaggaggaagcatTATGACACTCCTTTTCCCTCGTATCAGGGAAAGACTGGGTCTAAATTCATGCCTAGAGATACAAATAATACCATCTGATGCCTTCCCATAAGCCACAGGCAGTTTTGTTACCCAGTAAAGTTATTCTGCCTGCTCCAcctttatctttttctgtgttcttcacactcagggagaaaataaaagcactaatcTCTGACCAAACCTAAGTGAGACCCTGATAGCCCACTGGAAGTTTACTATTTCCTCCAACAAAGAGGTTCCTAGGAGTATACTCCTAGTGTCTACTTCTCCTTTGGTCATCAACCCCTCCTACCCCTTCCTACAGTCCTTCCTACCTGACTGGGAGATGATAGCAAGTCGAGAAGTATATGTAGGGATGAAGCGCAAGAAGGCAGGATCCACATGTACTTGAAGTGGTGTGATGGCACGCATCATGCGCAGATCATACACCTTGAGGAAACGGTCACAGGCCAGGCCAGTGAGGCGGCTGGAGAAGCCACAGGCGGCCAGCAGGTTGCCATGCACATCAAAATCTGACAGACTTCCTGAGAAAGCATCAAACTCATGCTCCACCTTAAAAGAACGGAGGTCTCGCAGGGAAACCTGAAGAAGAGATAACTCAGTTATCTGCCAACACTGTTATCAGGAAAAGTACCCACCACCTACCTAATCCTGTGAGGCCCCTGCCAAAAGAACTAAGACTCTAGGATATGGGCAATTAAAGCACAGAACAGGCAAAAAGAGAGGCCAAGAGCTGGAAGGGACTCCAAAGAGAACTCTTGTTTACTCTCTTGCCTCAAAGGTATCTAGTTACAATAGAAGGCATCAGCCTGAAAGACAATCTAGTATAACGTGGCTGAGTAGGAACTCGGATCACTCCTCCTGTGCCTCCAACTACAGCCCCAGAattgagggacagaaagagctCAAGCACATGTCTGATGAAACAGGGCCATGTGGTAGGAGGAAACATGGAACCGAGCCACCTTGCCAGATGTGTGGCCACAGAAGAAGAAGCGATTTGTCTGTCTCATAATGGTGACTCCAGGCGTCTCGACTGCATACTGGGGGACAAAGCAGAAAAACCAGTGAGAATAATTCTTCCCACagaccaaaggaacagaaagactGCACATACATCTTAGTCATGTTCCCAGTCTGGGCATATCCCTGACCCCCCAAAAACCTCAGGTCCTGCCTGGGTCTTTCTTTCCCCAGTCTTATACCTTCTGAGTCTCCTGGACAGTATTAAGGTCAATTTCCAATATGTGGTTCTGCAGCCCACCAACAAGCAGAGTGCTGTTGTCAGTCAGTAGGAGACTGTGCATATCCTCACTCTCATCCAGCCTGTAGGGGAAAGGAAAGGCTAAGGGACCAAGGTCTCAAAAGTTTCCAATCCTTTAGACTTCCCATTTTAGGAGGGACTCTCTTTCCCAGTCCAGAGCTGAGAAGCCACTTACAGGTAATCAAATATAATGAGGCCCCCACGGGCCATATACTTGAGGTTGTTCTTGGTGAGAAATAGGATACCATTTTCTAGGCTCTGGATCTGTCGAATGTCATCACTGCCGTTGACCTGAAAGGATGAGTAACGCTCCAAGGCGGGGCCAAAAAATGAAGTGGCATGGCCCTGTGGGGGACAAAAAAGATGAGACACACCCTGagtggaggggcagggccaccccAGATACAGGTCAGGGACTGGAGACATTGCTCAACTTTTCTCCATTCTTGCTTGGCCTTTCTGGCTAACAGCAACTAAGGCATACGGCTAGGGACCAATCTAAGTGACAAAGACATTGATAATAAATACTATCTTATGTTTAATGCTTCACAAAGTACTTTTGTAAACTCTACCTCATTTTGCCCTCACAATGACCTTGCTGAATAGAtaatggttcagttggttagaaCAGTTTCGGGTCAGGGATGTGAGTCCGATCCTCCACTGGCCAGCTGGTTTTCTTATGTTCCATATTCAAGTCTTAATCTCTACCAGCCACCATCTGGGAAATGTGCACTGTGGGTCACAGGCTGGAATAGAGAGAATGTAAAACTCATTCCCCCCTTGGCTCCTATGACATCATTCACTACTGGTTTCGCTTCTGACTCTTACCTCATACCTCCTCTTTATGTGCTTCCCTTCAGACCACTCTTGAACCATGGCTATTCCAAGTCCACTATTTTCTCACTAGTCATTTTAGGTAATCTCACCCACTCTCAAGGTTTTAACCATCAGTCTTCTGATGGATCCTAACTCCCTCTTCTAGCCCAGACCACTGCCTCAAGCTTCACACTTACATATCCAAATATCTACTAAACATCTCTCTTTAGATATTCCACGAAAACCCAAACTCATTACATTCTAAATTAAATTTGTCATTTTACCTAGTTTCAATTCTTCTTCTAACTGTATTCTTTATGGAACCATGACCTATCCAAAGGACTAAGTCACTGGTAGTAACTTGTCTTGTTTACTTCCTAAGTATTTCCCAAATCTGTTCTACATGTCTACAGTGCTTCATTCAGGCTTTCATATTCTATGTGAACTGCTACAATAACCTACAATCTAAGCCGATCCCACTGAGTCCTGCCATGTTCCCCCTTAAATGAAACTCTATACTGCTACTTCAGCATTCTAAGATGCAAACCTAACCTTATCATTCTGGATAAAAACTGTCAGTGGTGTGAAAGATCAAGTCCAAGCTCTTTTAACATAGCATATGAGGTTTTCTAGAATGTTCTCCCCCCAGATATCTGCAtggcttcctctctcccttctagaCGACTTAGAATGGACATCCTGGTCTGTATCCAAGTCTCTACTCAAATGTGACATTATCAGAGAGACTTTCCCTGACCAATTATCTAAAACAGCAACACCTCCCACCCTTCATTACCTTAACCCCCTTACTccactttattttccttaaggATACTAAACAcctaatatattataaatgtatttttgttgcctttttaaatgcttattcccAATCTAGACCATAGACCAAGGTGTGGCACCTAACAGGTGCTCAAAAAACACTAGTTGAATGAAGTAATGTCTAACTTTTCAGACTTATCTTCCAGAGCAGTAAACCCTAATTGCTTGTAGTTCCTGTAATCTGTAATCACACTGTATGGTATCTTGGAAATCTTTATCCTGTTGCTTTTGCCAAGACagcattttcccctcttcttcacCTGACTCCTACTCACCTCTCAAGAACTCACTTCAGGTGTCACTTCCTTCTGGAGGGCCTCTAACCCTTCTGcacccagtaaatatttttacacTGGCACTTAGTAGTTTATATCTTAAACTCATAATtagtttgtatcttaaattcataATTAATAAGTAAAACAGTTTAGTTTCTTCTAAAGTACCATGAAGttatctgtttttatatatatatatatatatttttttttttttttttttttctcattgttctgtgaattccttgagggcaagaattatgttttattcagttttattccCTGGGCCTACCATAGCAGTAGACCCTACCTACTGAAATGAATGTATTATCAAGAAAGTACATTCTTTCTAGTGAAAAAAGCACAATTCATGCCCTATGGAAGGAAAATTAGTAAACCAAGAATGTTATTTCTTACAAAATCTTTGAGCTCTCTAGCATACTGGCGATatagatacacattaaaaaacattaatattgGGGTGCTTgaatggctcaatcagttgagcatctgactcttgattttggctcaggtcatgatcccagggttgtgggatcaagcccatgtcgggctctgtgctgagcatggagactgcttaagatctctctccctctgcccctctcacctgaTTATgcgctctaaaataaaaataaaaaagagttaacaCTGATAACTGCTCTCAGAGGGATTAAAATCAGCCAAGGAAGACAGAATGATTCCATGTAAGATATGCAGAAACATGTGTTAAACAttctataattataaaaatggaaacagaagaagAGCATTAGACATTGGATTTGGACACTACAGACTAACTGATGGGTACAGTTATCAAGGTTAATCAAAGCTTAGAATGGGCAAATTGTGGTAGAAATGGGATGACTTCTGAAAAAGAACACGTATGTAACTTCTTCCTGGATCATATGGCTCCTTCCACTCCCTTCCTACTGATTTGACAGAGACCTAACTAACTCTCACCACCTCAACTCAGTTCTGGCTCCCAGTAAAGCAGCTGCCCTTGGGCTAAAACTAGATAAAATACCTCCAACATCTCCTTTCAGCCCTTACAAAGGGGTACAGTTCTTACCCCATGGCTTCCCACCCACAGCATCTCCTCGTGCAAGTCAAAGTGGGAGACGGAGACAGGCACACCCACTTCAGCCACCACACTGTGCAATTCAGAGTAGACACCTTCCATTATGTGCACTGACTCCTGGACAGGAAGAGCCTCCAAGGCCACCCCCTCCGGATCCAGCTCCACATTCTGTAGCAGACTTGGGTTCAGGTGGGCATCCAGGACAGGGTCCAGGGCAGAATGCATGGCCGGGGCATACTCTGCCAGTCCAGGGTCCAGACCCTCGAAGTTCATGACGACGATGGCAGATTAGACCCGTGTCACACCCTCCCTTGCAACGGCCCTTTAAGATGTCTGACCCAGCCTTCAGCAGGATAGCACCAGTGGGCCTAGAATGGACATCCTGGCCTGCAAAGGGAAAGAGGTAGCTGAATCAGTGATAGGTAGGCCCAGGTACTTGTATTTAGTGTGTTCTAGATTATATGTGTAGAAGGGAAATGAGGCAGGGAGATGTGAGAATGCCAGGCAGGAGATGAAGCAGGCAGGAAGGGGATGCGCAGTAGGGTAGAGGCGGAAGTGTTGTCCCCTTTTCTCCTCTAGGCCCTCTGtactccccaccaccccactaTCTAACCTAAAACATGACTTCCTTTTCATCTCCCTTCAGGCCTGCCCACTTGCCTGGTTCACCCCAGAACCATCAGTGAAAAGAGCAGCGACTGTGGGACAGGAGTTAAGGAAAGGGGCTAAGATGCTTGTTTCCCAAAAttaaggatgggggggggggaggggaagtgggaggtGAGAATAAGAAGTCGTTTCCCAGAATCCCCTGCAATGTTACCCAGGATTCTccagggaaaaataataatgtccAGCTACCCACAATTGGGGCGGGAATGGGGGGACATGATGAAAATGGCTAGTTACCCACAATTCTCTAGGGGAACCAGAGAAATCAATTACCCAGAATTCTCCCCCGGCGGAGGGGAGGGTAGGGCTTAGGGCAGGGGTCAGATGTGTTCTTGGGATGCTTATGGGGATTGGGTCATTACCAAGATTTCTCCATGGCGGATATTTTGGAGCGCGTGGAATTAAAACGAGTAGGGGGAGAGCAAGCGCCGTCAGCTCCGCGGGAAATTCCAGTTTCCCCAATTCTCCCCCGCGCCTGAAGCTCAACCAAACACTACGGCGGAAAGGACGGCGGGCTCCCAGTCAGAGCTTCCAATCAGGAAGGGTTTGGAGCTCACCTAAGCCAATCAGAAGGAGCCAGGTACAGCCGGCTCCGCGAGAAGACGCGTGACGCGGGTATTGGGCAAAAATAAGGTTACGGGCCGCCAATGGGGACAAACGGTGTCAGATCCTGGCCGCATTTGGTGTCGTGAAACGTAACTCCTTCTCTTTTAAGCTTTCTTTGAACAAAACTGGAGAAGTCGCTTGGAAACCGAACTTTAATGCTCCCTGTAACTTTAGAAGTTCTAGAATAAGGGATGCCCAAGGTAAAGCACTGGGAATCGATTGCTGGGTATTCCCAGCCTATTCCAGTCCACCCCCTCCACCTGCGGTGCTCTTGTGAGCTACTCCGCCACCTCTCGCCCTGTTGCCCCCGAAACTCGCCGGCATTTCCTATCATTTCCAGgcatgggagagaaaaaaggaagcgGGAGCCACGTTCCAAACACGGCCCAACTAGCTGCCTCTTCTACGATTCTGTAGGCATCCATCTGAAACTCCCATCTGTGATTATCTACTCCCCAGATGCTCCGGTAATAGTCCCGTGGAGCGAGACCCCTCAGCTATCAAATTCCCCTAGCTCTTGAAGCTCGACGTTATCCCTCAGAAGGGGATGAGCACGGCAAATTGGGACATTTGCTTACCCCCAAACTCTTACAGATTTAGCGTCAACAGTTATTTTTAGCGATTCTTGGGGTCTAATTGTTTTGGAATGGGGCCAGTTTGCGAGATGTCACCAGGGCAATTTAACTCAGTTTCTAACGGCCACACagagggccttttttttttttttccaacgtttatttatttttgggacagagagagacagagcatgaacaggggaggggcagagagagagggagacacagaattggaaacaggctccaggctccgagccatcagcccagagcccgacgcggggctcgaactcacagaccgcgagatagtgacctggctgaagtcggacgcttaaccgactgcgccacccaggcgccccacagaggGCCTTTTTGATGGAAGGAATTTCTCACGGAGGATACAGTGTTGAAGCATTTCTGTCTCAATAAAGCCTGCTGAATAACACTGTAATAAAAGGACTCCAGAATTTAGACTTGCAGGACTCACAGGGGTCCTGGAGTCCACCAGAAGTCATAGACGGAGAGAAAAACACCATAACTCAGTGGGTCTCTCAAATTGATCTGACTTCACAGGTCCCTAGATTTAAAATCCTGGGAAAAGATGGGTGCTGAGAGACTAGACAGTTTGTAAACTTTGAGAAATTTCCATATTGAGGTTGAGAAAGACTTCACAGACCTATGAGAATTACTGGGCCTGAGATACCTGGGCTAAATCAGCTACTTTATAAAGATAGTTTGTGTCCTGTCCAATATAATGGAATGATTGAGAAAGCAggatctgggggtgcctgggtggctcagttggttaagtgtcatcaggcttccactcaggtcatgatctccctgttggtaagttcaagccccgtgtttggctctgtgctgacagctctgagcctggggtctgcttcagcttctgtgtctccctctctctctgcccctctcccccctctaaaaaataaacatttaaaaaataaaataacagagagaaagagagagagaaagcaggatcTGAAGCCAGATTTTCTGTCCTGGAATTCTGGCCATTCAGTTCTGTGatcttgggtaaattacttagctctgtttcctcatctgtagtaTAGGGATAATAACAACTCACAACCAACTCactgggttgttgtgagaattaaatgggttAATACATAAAAAGTGCTTAGACCAAGTACTTGGCATAAAGTGAGAGTTGGATATATGTTAGCCATCATTATTAACTATGTAAGGGAATTTCAACTGGATTTGGAGTCTGGGCATCCAACTGGAAAGGCCTGCTTAGGAGTGTCTTGTGAATGTGATTTGCATAACGGTTGAGGCCCTGTTGACGTCAAGGGGTCACTGCAGTTCCAGGTCAGATCTAGTCCTGGAAGTAGTTCCTGCCACAGAACAGTCCCACAATCACCCCACCAACCTTGCTTCCTACCCAACTCTCGAAGCACCAGGAAGTGAAACAAAGCAGCAGAGCCCCGTGCCTCCAACTCACCCTTGTCTCTCTCATCCCATCCCCCAACACTccacttccttcttcttttacCTTTCATCTCCTATTCTTTAGGCCCCCAGAATGAGGCCAGAGATGGAAAAGCACAACAGACATTAAACACAAGTGAGGTgagctcccctccttcctt includes these proteins:
- the PAN2 gene encoding PAN2-PAN3 deadenylation complex catalytic subunit PAN2 isoform X1 codes for the protein MNFEGLDPGLAEYAPAMHSALDPVLDAHLNPSLLQNVELDPEGVALEALPVQESVHIMEGVYSELHSVVAEVGVPVSVSHFDLHEEMLWVGSHGGHATSFFGPALERYSSFQVNGSDDIRQIQSLENGILFLTKNNLKYMARGGLIIFDYLLDESEDMHSLLLTDNSTLLVGGLQNHILEIDLNTVQETQKYAVETPGVTIMRQTNRFFFCGHTSGKVSLRDLRSFKVEHEFDAFSGSLSDFDVHGNLLAACGFSSRLTGLACDRFLKVYDLRMMRAITPLQVHVDPAFLRFIPTYTSRLAIISQSGQCQFCEPTGLANPADIFHVNPVGPLLMTFDVSASKQALAFGDSEGCVHLWTDSPEPSFNPYSRETEFALPCLVDSLPPLDWSQDLLPLSLIPVPLTTDTLLSDWPAANSAPAPRRAPPVDAEILRTMKKVGFIGYAPNPRTRLRNQIPYRLKESDSEFDSFSQVTESPIGREEELHLHMVSKKYRKVTIKYSKLGLEDFDFKHYNKTLFAGLEPHIPNAYCNCMIQVLYFLEPVRCLIQNHLCQKEFCLACELGFLFHMLDLSRGDPCQGSNFLRAFRTIPEASALGLILADSDEASGKGNLARLIQRWNRFILTQLHQDMQELEVPQAYRGAGGSSFCSSGDSVIGQLFSCEMENCSLCRCGSETVRASSTLLFTLSYPEGSNSDKTGKNCDFAQVLKRSICLEQNTQAWCDNCEKYQPTIQTRNIRHLPDILVINCEVNSLKEADFWRMQAEVAFKMAIKKHGGEISKNKEFALADWKELGSPEGVLMCSSIEELKNVWLPFSIRMKMTKNKGLDVCNWTDGDEIQWGPARAEEEHGVFVYDLMATVVHILDSRTGGSLVAHIKVGETYHQRKEGVTHQQWYLFNDFLIEPIDKHEAVQFDMNWKVPAILYYVKRNLNSKYNLNIKNPIEASVLLAEASLARKQRKTHTTFIPLMLNEMPQVGDLVGLDAEFVTLNEEEAELRSDGTKSTIKPSQMSVARITCVRGQGPNEGIPFIDDYISTQEQVVDYLTQYSGIKPGDLDAKISSKHLTTLKSTYLKLRFLIDIGVKFVGHGLQKDFRVINLMVPKDQVLDTVYLFHMPRKRMISLRFLAWYFLDLKIQGETHDSIEDARTALQLYRKYLELSKNGTEPESFHKVLKGLYEKGRKMDWKVPEPEGQTSPKNAAVFSSVLAL
- the PAN2 gene encoding PAN2-PAN3 deadenylation complex catalytic subunit PAN2 isoform X2 codes for the protein MNFEGLDPGLAEYAPAMHSALDPVLDAHLNPSLLQNVELDPEGVALEALPVQESVHIMEGVYSELHSVVAEVGVPVSVSHFDLHEEMLWVGSHGGHATSFFGPALERYSSFQVNGSDDIRQIQSLENGILFLTKNNLKYMARGGLIIFDYLLDESEDMHSLLLTDNSTLLVGGLQNHILEIDLNTVQETQKYAVETPGVTIMRQTNRFFFCGHTSGKVSLRDLRSFKVEHEFDAFSGSLSDFDVHGNLLAACGFSSRLTGLACDRFLKVYDLRMMRAITPLQVHVDPAFLRFIPTYTSRLAIISQSGQCQFCEPTGLANPADIFHVNPVGPLLMTFDVSASKQALAFGDSEGCVHLWTDSPEPSFNPYSRETEFALPCLVDSLPPLDWSQDLLPLSLIPVPLTTDTLLSDWPAANSAPAPRRAPPVDAEILRTMKKVGFIGYAPNPRTRLRNQIPYRLKESDSEFDSFSQVTESPIGREEELHLHMVSKKYRKVTIKYSKLGLEDFDFKHYNKTLFAGLEPHIPNAYCNCMIQVLYFLEPVRCLIQNHLCQKEFCLACELGFLFHMLDLSRGDPCQGSNFLRAFRTIPEASALGLILADSDEASGKGNLARLIQRWNRFILTQLHQDMQELEVPQAYRGAGGSFCSSGDSVIGQLFSCEMENCSLCRCGSETVRASSTLLFTLSYPEGSNSDKTGKNCDFAQVLKRSICLEQNTQAWCDNCEKYQPTIQTRNIRHLPDILVINCEVNSLKEADFWRMQAEVAFKMAIKKHGGEISKNKEFALADWKELGSPEGVLMCSSIEELKNVWLPFSIRMKMTKNKGLDVCNWTDGDEIQWGPARAEEEHGVFVYDLMATVVHILDSRTGGSLVAHIKVGETYHQRKEGVTHQQWYLFNDFLIEPIDKHEAVQFDMNWKVPAILYYVKRNLNSKYNLNIKNPIEASVLLAEASLARKQRKTHTTFIPLMLNEMPQVGDLVGLDAEFVTLNEEEAELRSDGTKSTIKPSQMSVARITCVRGQGPNEGIPFIDDYISTQEQVVDYLTQYSGIKPGDLDAKISSKHLTTLKSTYLKLRFLIDIGVKFVGHGLQKDFRVINLMVPKDQVLDTVYLFHMPRKRMISLRFLAWYFLDLKIQGETHDSIEDARTALQLYRKYLELSKNGTEPESFHKVLKGLYEKGRKMDWKVPEPEGQTSPKNAAVFSSVLAL
- the PAN2 gene encoding PAN2-PAN3 deadenylation complex catalytic subunit PAN2 isoform X6; this translates as MARGGLIIFDYLLDESEDMHSLLLTDNSTLLVGGLQNHILEIDLNTVQETQKYAVETPGVTIMRQTNRFFFCGHTSGKVSLRDLRSFKVEHEFDAFSGSLSDFDVHGNLLAACGFSSRLTGLACDRFLKVYDLRMMRAITPLQVHVDPAFLRFIPTYTSRLAIISQSGQCQFCEPTGLANPADIFHVNPVGPLLMTFDVSASKQALAFGDSEGCVHLWTDSPEPSFNPYSRETEFALPCLVDSLPPLDWSQDLLPLSLIPVPLTTDTLLSDWPAANSAPAPRRAPPVDAEILRTMKKVGFIGYAPNPRTRLRNQIPYRLKESDSEFDSFSQVTESPIGREEELHLHMVSKKYRKVTIKYSKLGLEDFDFKHYNKTLFAGLEPHIPNAYCNCMIQVLYFLEPVRCLIQNHLCQKEFCLACELGFLFHMLDLSRGDPCQGSNFLRAFRTIPEASALGLILADSDEASGKGNLARLIQRWNRFILTQLHQDMQELEVPQAYRGAGGSSFCSSGDSVIGQLFSCEMENCSLCRCGSETVRASSTLLFTLSYPEGSNSDKTGKNCDFAQVLKRSICLEQNTQAWCDNCEKYQPTIQTRNIRHLPDILVINCEVNSLKEADFWRMQAEVAFKMAIKKHGGEISKNKEFALADWKELGSPEGVLMCSSIEELKNVWLPFSIRMKMTKNKGLDVCNWTDGDEIQWGPARAEEEHGVFVYDLMATVVHILDSRTGGSLVAHIKVGETYHQRKEGVTHQQWYLFNDFLIEPIDKHEAVQFDMNWKVPAILYYVKRNLNSKYNLNIKNPIEASVLLAEASLARKQRKTHTTFIPLMLNEMPQVGDLVGLDAEFVTLNEEEAELRSDGTKSTIKPSQMSVARITCVRGQGPNEGIPFIDDYISTQEQVVDYLTQYSGIKPGDLDAKISSKHLTTLKSTYLKLRFLIDIGVKFVGHGLQKDFRVINLMVPKDQVLDTVYLFHMPRKRMISLRFLAWYFLDLKIQGETHDSIEDARTALQLYRKYLELSKNGTEPESFHKVLKGLYEKGRKMDWKVPEPEGQTSPKNAAVFSSVLAL
- the PAN2 gene encoding PAN2-PAN3 deadenylation complex catalytic subunit PAN2 isoform X5, with amino-acid sequence MNFEGLDPGLAEYAPAMHSALDPVLDAHLNPSLLQNVELDPEGVALEALPVQESVHIMEGVYSELHSVVAEVGVPVSVSHFDLHEEMLWVGSHGGHATSFFGPALERYSSFQVNGSDDIRQIQSLENGILFLTKNNLKYMARGGLIIFDYLLDESEDMHSLLLTDNSTLLVGGLQNHILEIDLNTVQETQKYAVETPGVTIMRQTNRFFFCGHTSGKVSLRDLRSFKVEHEFDAFSGSLSDFDVHGNLLAACGFSSRLTGLACDRFLKVYDLRMMRAITPLQVHVDPAFLRFIPTYTSRLAIISQSGQCQFCEPTGLANPADIFHVNPVGPLLMTFDVSASKQALAFGDSEGCVHLWTDSPEPSFNPYSRETEFALPCLVDSLPPLDWSQDLLPLSLIPVPLTTDTLLSDWPAANSAPAPRRAPPVDAEILRTMKKVGFIGYAPNPRTRLRNQIPYRLKESDSEFDSFSQVTESPIGREEELHLHMVSKKYRKVTIKYSKLGLEDFDFKHYNKTLFAGLEPHIPNAYCNCMIQVLYFLEPVRCLIQNHLCQKEFCLACELGFLFHMLDLSRGDPCQGSNFLRAFRTIPEASALGLILADSDEASGKGNLARLIQRWNRFILTQLHQDMQELEVPQAYRGAGGSSFCSSGDSVIGQLFSCEMENCSLCRCGSETVRASSTLLFTLSYPEGSNSDKTGKNCDFAQVLKRSICLEQNTQAWCDNCEKYQPTIQTRNIRHLPDILVINCEVNSLKEADFWRMQAEVAFKMAIKKHGGEISKNKEFALADWKELGSPEGVLMCSSIEELKNVWLPFSIRMKMTKNKGLDVCNWTDGDEIQWGPARAEEEHGVFVYDLMATVVHILDSRTGGSLVAHIKVGETYHQRKEGVTHQQWYLFNDFLIEPIDKHEAVQFDMNWKVPAILYYVKRNLNSKYNLNIKNPIEASVLLAEASLARKQRKTHTTFIPLMLNEMPQVGDLVGLDAEFVTLNEEEAELRSDGTKSTIKPSQMSVARITCVRGQGPNEGIPFIDDYISTQEQVPKDQVLDTVYLFHMPRKRMISLRFLAWYFLDLKIQGETHDSIEDARTALQLYRKYLELSKNGTEPESFHKVLKGLYEKGRKMDWKVPEPEGQTSPKNAAVFSSVLAL